The region TTTCTTAAATATACAAAAAAAAGTATTCAATAAGTCAATTTTTGGAACCGCCCTTTACGGACAGCAACGACGAGCGCCTACCATGGAGCTTATTATCAGAAGCTTCAAAAATTGAAAGATGTTTACCCAGCATACATGTATATGACGCGGGACGATAACCGCGTGCGTGAAGCGCACCGGGCACTGCACGGCAAAGTTTTTAATGCGAACGATCCGATATGGAATAAAGTCCTTCCGCCAAACGGATGGAACTGCAGGTGTTACTTTAATCCGTTGACTGAAGATGAGATGAGAGACACGCCGCCGGAGAATAAAGTGGACGTGGCTGACCAGACCGCTAAAGACACATTGTTAAAAGAAGCGCGTGTAGATCCGGACTTTAACAGAAATTCGGGAGAGACGGCGAGTATCTGGGGCAAGTGGCTGCAAAGCAAACTTACGGATAAGAAGTACGGTGAAATTACGGAGAGGATGAAAGCAGTTGCGAATAAGATGCCGACGCCGGATGAAGCAATTAAGCAGCTCGAAGATAGTGCTGCCGTATATCGTACGCTTGACTTTACAAAAGATAACTGGGAGAAAGAATTTCCAGGGAATAAGATAACAACGCCTCTCGGTGAGTTTGAAATGGGCGAAGATCAGTACAATAAATTAGCAAGGAGAAAACTATCAAGAGATCAATCAAGAAAAAGGTCAGAGGATTTCGGACTTATAAAATCAACTCTAACAGATCCTGAGTACATAATAGTCCATCAAGATATAGGCAAAGAATATGGGACATTATTTTTGAAAGCGTTTAGAGGTAAAGAAGATTTGATTTTTGCCTCAGTCTTAAAGGACAAAAACGGGGACATAGTTTTTGTAAGTTCAGCCGACAGGACAGTAGGTAATATAAAAGGCAAAATTAAAGAAGGAAAACTCCTTATTTATTCCCGCTGGAAGCATGGAGCCGGGTCTCACACCAACGGTAAGGAATTCACCAGTTCCCCCGGTTACCTTAACTTTGCCGATAATAATATACACAACGACACGGCAAAAATCAATGAGGAGTGGGCTGAGTTTAAATCGCCCGGGAAGATTAAGTTTACAACAATACTATATAAAGTAGATGGTTTTGAATATGAAATAGTAAGTCGGATTGACAATCCGACCTACAAGAAAAACGGCTTTGATACATACGATAAAATAGACTATTACAGGAAAGGCGTGTTACTATTGGATGGATGGAGTAATGGATATTGAAAAATTAAAACAATATTTGACCGGCGAGGTTAAGAGAAAAGTTGATATTGCTCTGGGAGTAATAGAAACGTTTGCGCCGAAAGCGATACATAAAAATTTTGAAAAAGGCGGACGTCCGGTACCATGGAAGCCGTCTCAGAAGAAAGGCAAGAACAAAGGGACAAAAACTCTTGTAGTAACCGGCACACTCAGCAATGTCTCGGCAACTCGGAATGGAAGCGATTTATCTGTAACGCTATCGGTTGATCCGAGATCGCGTGCTTACGCAAGAATACATCAAGAAGGCGGAACGATACACATGCCGACACGGACGCTGCGGTTCAGAGAAAAAAAATACAAGAGCGGTGAAACACGGACTGTGTTTGCATCTAAAAGACACAAACGGATTAAGATGGAAAAGACATCAAAGCCGTATGTAATCAAAATGCCGCCGAGACCTTTTATGGTGATACCGGAGGAAGATATTAATAAGATGCGAAGTGAGATAGAAAAAAAATGGAGTAATGGATAGATGAAATTCAAAGGCAGAACTTACGCGAAGAGAATAAACGAGCTGAAGAGCTTGAGGCATATTGACAGACCTGAGTACTACAAATTAATGGCAGAGATAGAAAAATGTTTCGGAATCTCAGTTAAAACAATTTACCGCGACATGAATAAGCCGGTGCCGGGGCTGCGAAAAGTGCGGAGCGATAGAGGCGCTTTAAAAAACCCTATAACAAAA is a window of Bacteroidota bacterium DNA encoding:
- a CDS encoding phage virion morphogenesis protein, translated to MDIEKLKQYLTGEVKRKVDIALGVIETFAPKAIHKNFEKGGRPVPWKPSQKKGKNKGTKTLVVTGTLSNVSATRNGSDLSVTLSVDPRSRAYARIHQEGGTIHMPTRTLRFREKKYKSGETRTVFASKRHKRIKMEKTSKPYVIKMPPRPFMVIPEEDINKMRSEIEKKWSNG